One Betaproteobacteria bacterium DNA window includes the following coding sequences:
- a CDS encoding aminodeoxychorismate/anthranilate synthase component II, which produces MLLMLDNYDSFTYNLVQYLGELGEDVRVF; this is translated from the coding sequence ATGTTGCTGATGCTCGACAACTACGATTCCTTCACCTACAACCTGGTGCAATACCTGGGCGAGCTGGGGGAGGACGTGCGCGTGTTCC